The Rosa chinensis cultivar Old Blush chromosome 7, RchiOBHm-V2, whole genome shotgun sequence DNA segment TTCGACCTGGGAAATAGAGAAGGCCTTCATTGACGACCACTTTGAGCTCGTCGTTGACCTCTACACCCAGGCTATCGCCGTCGACCCCAACAAATCTGAGTTCTGCTCCGACGGCGCTCAGGCCAAcatcaaatccaacaatctcATCGGTAACAACCCCCTCTCTCTTGCAATTTCTGACTCCGgttcttcgtcgtcttcttgTTTCGTTTCTGAGACCTAAAATTGAAGGAATTAAATTGCGTTTTTTATGTGAACTGATTGGTTTGGGGTTTACTTGTTCAGAGGCTGTAGAAAACCTACTGGGTAGACCTCTAGTGTTCTTCAGATCTTTCGGCAGTGGCGTGTTGCTTTCGGCGGATTCGAAATTCAGCTATGGGTAACAAAGATTTGAATTCGAACATTGGAGCTGTGGATTTGGGATTGAAGCAGGCAAAAATGTCAGAATTGGAGCTAAGAAGATAACTAATAAGGTTTCTATGTAAGTTTTGATTCAAAGTTTTAGTCTTTTGTTCTCATGATCTTAGGTGAAGGATGCACAAATTTATCAGTTTTAGATTTAtgtgtttcttcttttctttgattatttggGTAGACTTGTGATCAATTAAAATGGCCTTAGAAGATTAATCATGTGATTCTTGGTTAGATTCTCTGTTGAAATAATCTTGATTTGGATTGGTCTGGCTTTTTTCTACAATattcttttccttgtttttccttcACAGAACATGATTTTGCCTTTATATCAGGACTTTGCTCTGTAAGGCTGTTCTTTGGTGGAAGATATGGGGGTCGAAGATTTGGGATTTGAGAAGGTCCAAGGACCAGTTGGGACTAAAGGAGAGAATTCCGCAAGGAAAATGGGAAACTGGAAGAAGGGTCAGGCCATAATGGCCCATAAAATTTGGATCACATGGTGATGAAATGGCTAAAAAGGAAAGGAATGGGGTCAACAGCTATGGAACTTGTGAGAATTCTCCCTAGTGCAGAAGATGAGGTCAACGTAGCTTGTTTTCATCCTTCTGTCGGAGGTGGCCTTGTTTATGGAACTAAGGTAAGCAACTGGATTTGGTATCCTCCTCTGTTAACATATCTATAGCACATGTTTCCTTGTGTGGTAAGTTGGTGGGATAGGGTGAAAGTGCTTTCATGTTCTAGCTTTTGTGAGAAATAAGCTTTGACAACCATAACTCTTAGTACATATCCCACAGTTCTGGAGTAGATTTATGTAACTTATCTTTTTACCTATATTGACTTGATCTTGTCATTCTTCTTGATTATATCATTCAAATGGGTTTTGAAATGATGAAttatgtttgtttgctttttgAAAAATCCAAATTGTGGCCTGTTAGTTGAAGATCATATACTCTTATTAACTGGAACAAATAGTACAAGCCTCAGAGAACTCTGTGGCCATATCTAGTCATTCTTTATACTGCCCAGTAATGTAGGACTTAAAAGTTTGTTCTGGAATTTGCTAGGCCAAACATTCTGCATTTCTTTGCCAGTATTGAGATCCATTTGACAAAATATAGTGAGCTTGATTGATTtttaaatttcagaatttcaatcttttcatttcatcataatttgcctttttctttcttgaatGCATATCCATCGATAGTCAACATCACAACCTCACAACTtgcttgttttgtttatttttaccATGCTTAcactttccttttttgtttagtGTATGTTAGTAGTCAAACTTCACAACTTGCTCATTTACTTAGTGAGTTTGGCATGTACGTTCCGGTTTGAACTATGAAAGTACTCTTATTTCAGGTTGCTAGTAAACTTTGAATTGCATATGTGGAACATAAGTTGTAGCTGTTATTGGCCATGTTATGTATTGATGTTTTGCTCCAATTTGGATTGTTATTGCAACAATATTGTTGACCTTATAAGCACTCAAGTCTTGATTGTCTCTGTCTCTGTTTTTCCCTTGTTCTTTTCAATGAGAAAAATGATTATGTCAACTAAAATGGATAGGTATAAATGCATGGGACAAGATGCCCACTGCTCCTTGATCATACTGTTTTTAAATGACTGAATCAACCATTGATTCTATCTTTGGGATGGTGCATCATCTCACTTATTTCAAATTCTTGCAGTTGTTTGTATCATGCAATGAAGTTTGTGATTGAATGAACATGAACCACTCTCATCGCTGGCAGCTGAGTATCAATCAGGCAGCACTATTTTGTTGGAGAAAATAAAGGTTATCTTTGTGCTATGTATGTTCTCTAGTGTTTGTTTCATTGATTTTAATATGAGATTCTTAAGGAAGAAATTTTAATGCCCATGCAGGTTCTTGGTGAACAATATGCTGCCATTAGGAGAACCCGGGGCGACGGGAACTGCTTCTTCCGAAGCTTTATGTTTTCATACCTGGTATGCTGTTGTATATATTCTTTGGAACAATTTTGGTTTTTGCATAATGGGAAGTCTGTCTTTAAGCTTCATGTTGGATGCAAGTACCTATTCTAGCTGCTAAAAGAATTAGTTTGTGGGACCTCTATATGTAGGAGCATATTTTGGAATCACAAGATGTAAGTGAAGTTGATCGTATCAAGGCTAATGTTGAACAATGTAGAAAAACACTTCAGACCTTGGGTTATGCAGACTTTACCTTTGAGGACTTCTTTTCGGTAATTATCTTCACTCATACACTCTAAATACTTGGTACCTTTATTTCAATTGTTAATCTTTTAGATGCAATTCTGGTATTGAGAAAAGCCCCTGACTCTCCATGCTAGTCAGCTTTCATATGAGCACAGGTTGACAGTAGATGCAATATGTTTCCTATGTGAACATCATATTGATAGATCTGCATCATGTATTTCTGGCATATGAACTGCAAAGcacatctttctttttcttcatccaTTTTCCATAGCTGTTTTAGACCAAATACTGTTGATATATGCTAAGACATTATGTGAGTATGTCATTGCTGATTAATTAATACATTAggtgagggaaaaaaaatagttcATCGGATCATGGTTGTCATTCGATGTTCGCTTGCATCGACTAAAAACTACTAAAGTAATGCATGCACTGAGGTAAATGGAACCTGTCTTAACTAGAGTTGGTGGTCGTTTTATAAATACATGGTTCACATACTGAAATCAATGCATTGTTAATGTTTTTTTCATTTGGATTTCTTGTTCCCCATAACGTTTTTCCCTGCTTAAATAAGAGTTTTGAATATT contains these protein-coding regions:
- the LOC112175410 gene encoding OVARIAN TUMOR DOMAIN-containing deubiquitinating enzyme 1-like, with amino-acid sequence MGSTAMELVRILPSAEDEVNVACFHPSVGGGLVYGTKHEPLSSLAAEYQSGSTILLEKIKVLGEQYAAIRRTRGDGNCFFRSFMFSYLEHILESQDVSEVDRIKANVEQCRKTLQTLGYADFTFEDFFSLFLEQLDSVLQGNEESISHDELILWNRDQSVSDYVVMFFRFVTSGEIRKHKHR